One segment of Nostoc piscinale CENA21 DNA contains the following:
- a CDS encoding NAD-dependent epimerase/dehydratase family protein, which translates to MIKTLVQRGFEVRSLVKWKNEIELIKSYGAIPIFGDINDFQVLKSGMEGCNVVFHVAAKVDDWGVLEDFQQVNVCGTEQVIAAAKATGISRLVYVSTEAVLIGGKPIINTDETRLPPKKPLGFYALTKAIAEKKVIEANSDTLTTVVVRPRFVWGKGDTTLLPRFLKTMREGNFAWISGGNYPTSTCHVKNLCHGLICAAERGKGGEIYFITDGSPVDFRSFITELARTQGVEPGTRTIPRWFVWFLAWSLENVWNLFKLEDSPPITRTGLSMIADEVTVDDTKARREIGYQTVISRQEGILEMI; encoded by the coding sequence TTGATTAAGACTCTAGTCCAACGAGGTTTTGAAGTGCGATCGCTTGTCAAATGGAAGAATGAAATTGAATTAATTAAAAGCTACGGTGCTATTCCTATTTTTGGAGATATTAATGATTTCCAGGTTCTAAAATCTGGAATGGAAGGATGTAACGTGGTATTTCATGTAGCTGCAAAAGTAGACGACTGGGGAGTTTTAGAGGATTTTCAACAAGTGAATGTCTGCGGAACAGAACAAGTGATTGCTGCTGCAAAAGCAACAGGTATATCACGCCTCGTTTATGTGAGTACCGAAGCTGTATTAATAGGAGGAAAACCAATAATTAATACTGATGAAACTCGACTTCCACCAAAAAAACCACTAGGATTTTACGCACTAACAAAAGCCATCGCAGAAAAAAAGGTCATTGAAGCTAACTCCGATACCCTCACAACAGTAGTAGTTCGCCCGCGCTTTGTTTGGGGAAAAGGGGATACCACATTGTTACCACGCTTTCTGAAAACTATGCGCGAAGGAAATTTTGCTTGGATTTCTGGCGGTAACTATCCTACTTCTACCTGCCATGTGAAAAACTTGTGTCACGGGTTAATTTGTGCAGCAGAACGAGGAAAAGGTGGAGAAATCTACTTTATTACTGATGGTTCACCCGTAGATTTCCGCAGTTTTATTACAGAATTAGCCCGTACTCAAGGAGTTGAACCAGGTACACGCACTATACCACGTTGGTTTGTTTGGTTCTTAGCATGGAGTTTAGAAAATGTCTGGAATCTATTTAAACTTGAAGACTCGCCTCCAATCACTCGAACAGGTTTATCTATGATTGCGGATGAAGTTACGGTAGATGATACTAAAGCACGACGTGAAATTGGTTATCAAACAGTAATTTCGCGGCAAGAAGGAATCTTAGAAATGATTTAA
- a CDS encoding GAF domain-containing protein produces MSPSEIDVLEARRIYKSTGAIPAQMLRSNIYRAWERSHLQGANPQALQAEKLSILDTERLIEQKQTLIQVAAPYIRMLSQAAGTDRHAVMLGDSNAIILDVVGDKQTVQGPEPFPGPGSLLSEAVAGANGIGTPLAEADYMEIISAEHFIDGFHPFTCQGIPLRDDKQEIIGVLSISLRRADARQRLKEILLCASHGVEAELLIANLEKDVRRVLESNPNEYQPLEELRQDIVQANQAARLKLEVISRMVAGNRLDYAIQLLRQAEQSIQIFRRRAEIWRNLASFEIGTLQPVSLTANISDLVDLLSTEAAVHQVQVVTDWYEPITVVADPRSLLRQLLHYFLQAFDSAGKGGRVKVVVKLISHSELVQISFIVNSVFNISQSTPTFQVFYLPTTKIKDEQ; encoded by the coding sequence ATGTCCCCATCAGAAATTGATGTCTTAGAAGCTCGACGCATATACAAATCGACTGGTGCGATTCCGGCTCAGATGTTGCGCTCGAATATTTATCGTGCTTGGGAGCGATCGCACCTCCAAGGCGCTAACCCCCAAGCTCTGCAAGCGGAAAAACTATCAATACTAGATACAGAGCGTTTAATTGAACAAAAACAAACTTTAATTCAAGTTGCTGCACCTTATATACGGATGCTCTCACAGGCGGCGGGTACTGATCGCCATGCAGTGATGTTAGGCGACAGCAATGCGATCATTTTGGATGTAGTTGGTGATAAACAAACTGTACAAGGGCCAGAACCTTTTCCTGGGCCTGGTTCCTTGTTATCGGAAGCTGTAGCTGGTGCTAATGGTATTGGTACGCCATTAGCAGAAGCAGATTATATGGAAATTATTAGTGCCGAACATTTCATCGATGGGTTCCATCCCTTCACTTGTCAGGGAATTCCTCTACGGGATGATAAACAAGAAATTATCGGAGTTCTCAGTATCTCCCTACGACGTGCAGATGCTAGACAGCGCCTGAAAGAAATATTGCTATGCGCTTCTCATGGTGTTGAAGCAGAATTATTAATCGCCAACTTAGAAAAAGATGTGCGGCGAGTTTTAGAGTCTAACCCCAACGAATATCAACCACTCGAAGAATTACGTCAAGATATCGTTCAAGCAAATCAGGCTGCACGCTTAAAATTGGAAGTCATTTCGCGGATGGTAGCAGGTAACCGTTTAGACTACGCGATACAGTTGCTACGTCAAGCTGAACAGTCAATTCAAATCTTTCGTCGCCGTGCAGAAATTTGGCGCAATTTAGCATCTTTTGAGATTGGTACACTCCAACCTGTATCATTGACTGCTAACATATCCGATTTAGTGGATCTTCTTTCCACAGAAGCCGCCGTTCATCAGGTACAAGTAGTTACTGACTGGTATGAACCAATCACAGTAGTTGCTGATCCCAGAAGCCTTTTACGCCAACTGCTACATTATTTTCTGCAAGCTTTTGATTCTGCTGGCAAAGGTGGAAGAGTAAAAGTAGTAGTTAAGTTAATTTCTCACTCTGAATTAGTGCAAATCAGTTTCATCGTTAATTCAGTTTTTAATATCTCTCAATCAACACCAACCTTCCAGGTTTTTTATCTACCAACCACAAAAATCAAAGATGAACAGTAA
- a CDS encoding DUF2795 domain-containing protein — MAKANPVEIQKHLKGMDYPASKQELVQHAQKQGADRKVLSLLEQLPDNEEFENPTDVNKAISEIE, encoded by the coding sequence ATGGCTAAGGCAAACCCAGTGGAAATTCAAAAACACTTAAAGGGAATGGACTATCCTGCTAGTAAGCAAGAATTAGTTCAACACGCTCAAAAGCAGGGAGCAGATCGCAAGGTTTTATCATTATTAGAGCAACTGCCAGATAATGAAGAGTTTGAAAATCCCACCGATGTCAATAAAGCCATAAGTGAGATTGAATAA
- a CDS encoding response regulator — protein MNSNNTGKRKILIADDDDDSRVMLSFLLEEEGWEVKEARNGEEALETVIKEQPDLLILDNRMPKLSGVEVYQRLQAQGIKIAVVLATAHGYLDDLASSLGIAHFIAKPYDIPELLRTIESAYKSSFS, from the coding sequence ATGAACAGTAACAATACAGGTAAGCGCAAAATACTAATTGCAGATGATGACGATGATAGTCGAGTAATGCTGAGTTTTTTGTTGGAGGAGGAAGGTTGGGAAGTAAAGGAAGCTAGAAACGGTGAAGAAGCCTTAGAAACAGTGATTAAAGAGCAACCAGATTTATTAATTTTAGATAATAGAATGCCAAAGCTGTCAGGGGTGGAAGTATATCAACGCCTCCAGGCTCAAGGGATAAAAATAGCGGTTGTTTTAGCCACAGCACATGGTTATCTAGATGACTTAGCTTCTTCTTTGGGAATTGCTCATTTTATTGCTAAACCTTATGACATTCCAGAGTTGTTAAGAACTATAGAGTCTGCTTACAAAAGTTCTTTCAGTTAA
- the moaC gene encoding cyclic pyranopterin monophosphate synthase MoaC, with product MQDNSQKNFSAELSHLDSQGQAQMVDVSGKASTVRQAVAVGRVRMQTETFNAIQDGNTPKGDVLATARIAGIMAAKQTSNLIPLCHSLPLQKVTVEITPDFQLPGYHIQATVKTKAETGVEMEALTAVSVAALTLYDMAKALEKSIQIESIYLVSKTGGKSGDYSASEL from the coding sequence ATGCAAGACAATTCTCAAAAAAATTTTTCTGCCGAGTTAAGTCATCTGGATTCCCAAGGACAAGCACAGATGGTAGATGTTTCTGGTAAAGCATCTACAGTCCGCCAAGCTGTTGCTGTTGGCAGGGTGCGGATGCAGACGGAAACGTTCAATGCTATTCAGGACGGTAATACGCCTAAAGGTGATGTGTTAGCCACGGCGCGGATAGCTGGGATTATGGCAGCTAAACAAACATCGAATTTAATTCCCTTGTGCCATTCCCTGCCATTGCAGAAGGTGACTGTAGAAATTACCCCCGATTTTCAATTACCCGGTTATCACATCCAAGCTACGGTTAAAACCAAAGCGGAAACTGGTGTGGAGATGGAGGCTTTAACGGCTGTGTCTGTTGCTGCGTTGACTTTATATGATATGGCGAAAGCTTTAGAAAAGTCGATTCAAATTGAGTCAATTTATTTAGTTAGTAAAACTGGTGGAAAATCAGGAGATTATTCTGCATCAGAACTATAA
- the clpB gene encoding ATP-dependent chaperone ClpB, producing the protein MQPTNPNQFTEKAWEAIAHTPDIAKQYHQQQIESEHLLKALLEQEGLASSILTKAGVNLQKIRDRTDQFLQRQPKVSGTSSSVFLGRSLDTLLDRAENYRKDFKDEYISIEHLLLGYAKDDRFGKSLLQEFGLDEGKLKNIIKQIRGSQKVTDQNPEGKYEALEKYGRDLTEAARKGQLDPVIGRDDEIRRTVQILSRRTKNNPVLIGEPGVGKTAIAEGLAQRIVAGDVPQSLKDRKLIALDMGALIAGAKFRGEFEERLKAVLKEVTESGGNIVLFIDEIHTVVGAGATQGAMDAGNLLKPMLARGELRCIGATTLDEYRKYIEKDAALERRFQQVYVDQPSVEDTISILRGLRERYENHHGVKISDSALVAASTLSSRYISDRFLPDKAIDLVDEAAARLKMEITSKPEELDEIDRKILQLEMEKLSLQKESDAASRERLERLEKEIADLKEEQRTLSAQWQSEKDIINKIQSVKKDIERVNLEIQQAERDYDLNRAAELKYGQLTDLHRKLELAESELANAQRSGKSLLREEVTESDIAEVISKWTGIPISKLVESEKEKLLHLEDELHHRVVGQAEAVTAVADAIQRSRAGLADPNRPIASFVFLGPTGVGKTELAKALAAYMFDTEDALVRIDMSEYMEKHAVSRLIGAPPGYVGYEEGGQLTEAIRRRPYAVILFDEIEKAHPDVFNIFLQILDDGRVTDAQGHTVDFKNTIIIMTSNIGSQFILDIAGDNSRYDEMRHRVMEAMRNSFRPEFLNRIDEVIIFHSLDKKELRHIVQLQVGRLRERLSDRKISLKLSDAALDFLAEVGYDPVFGARPLKRAIQRELETQIAKALLRSEFHDGDTIFVDVQNERLAFSRLPVEVFSS; encoded by the coding sequence ATGCAACCTACTAACCCTAACCAATTTACCGAAAAAGCTTGGGAAGCGATCGCCCACACACCGGATATTGCTAAACAATATCACCAACAACAAATCGAAAGCGAACACCTGCTGAAAGCACTGCTAGAACAAGAAGGTTTAGCCAGCAGTATTTTAACCAAGGCGGGTGTGAATCTGCAAAAAATCCGCGATCGCACTGATCAATTTCTCCAGCGTCAACCAAAGGTGTCTGGTACAAGTAGTTCTGTGTTCTTGGGACGCAGTTTAGACACCTTATTAGACCGGGCGGAGAACTATCGCAAAGATTTTAAAGACGAATATATTTCGATTGAACACTTATTGCTTGGTTATGCCAAAGATGACCGCTTTGGCAAAAGTCTACTCCAAGAATTCGGGTTAGACGAAGGCAAGCTGAAAAATATTATTAAACAAATTCGTGGGAGCCAGAAAGTGACCGACCAAAATCCAGAAGGTAAATACGAAGCACTGGAAAAATATGGACGTGACCTCACAGAAGCAGCCCGCAAAGGTCAACTCGATCCAGTAATTGGTCGGGATGACGAAATTCGCCGGACTGTGCAGATTCTCTCGCGCCGTACCAAGAATAATCCGGTGTTGATTGGGGAACCTGGGGTTGGTAAAACTGCGATCGCCGAAGGACTCGCCCAACGCATCGTAGCTGGTGATGTTCCCCAATCCCTGAAAGACCGCAAACTCATCGCTTTAGATATGGGTGCGTTGATTGCGGGCGCAAAATTCCGGGGCGAATTTGAAGAACGCCTGAAAGCAGTTTTAAAAGAAGTTACCGAATCTGGCGGGAATATAGTTCTATTTATTGATGAAATTCATACCGTTGTCGGTGCGGGTGCTACCCAAGGGGCGATGGATGCGGGTAACTTGTTAAAACCAATGTTGGCGCGGGGTGAGTTGCGTTGTATTGGGGCGACAACTTTAGATGAATATCGCAAATATATCGAAAAAGATGCCGCTTTAGAAAGACGTTTCCAACAAGTTTATGTCGATCAGCCCAGCGTTGAAGATACGATTTCGATTTTGCGCGGCTTGCGGGAACGCTATGAAAACCACCACGGGGTGAAGATTTCTGATAGTGCTTTAGTAGCTGCGTCTACATTGTCGAGTCGGTATATTAGCGATCGCTTTTTACCAGATAAAGCTATTGACTTGGTAGACGAAGCCGCCGCCCGGTTGAAAATGGAAATTACTTCCAAACCGGAAGAACTCGACGAAATTGATCGCAAAATTCTCCAATTAGAAATGGAGAAACTATCTTTGCAAAAAGAAAGCGATGCAGCTTCCCGTGAACGCTTGGAAAGATTAGAAAAAGAAATTGCTGACCTCAAAGAAGAACAAAGAACCCTCAGCGCCCAATGGCAGTCTGAAAAAGATATTATCAATAAAATTCAGTCTGTTAAGAAAGACATTGAACGGGTAAACTTAGAAATTCAGCAAGCGGAAAGAGACTACGACCTCAACCGCGCAGCAGAATTAAAATATGGGCAATTAACTGATTTACACCGCAAACTCGAACTAGCTGAAAGTGAATTAGCCAACGCCCAAAGAAGCGGTAAATCTCTATTGCGAGAAGAAGTTACCGAATCTGATATTGCGGAAGTAATTTCTAAATGGACAGGAATTCCCATCAGTAAATTAGTGGAATCCGAGAAAGAAAAACTGCTGCATTTAGAAGATGAATTACATCATCGAGTAGTTGGACAAGCAGAAGCCGTGACAGCAGTCGCCGATGCAATTCAGCGATCGCGTGCTGGATTGGCTGACCCCAATCGTCCGATCGCCAGCTTTGTCTTCCTCGGCCCTACAGGTGTTGGTAAAACCGAGTTAGCCAAAGCCTTAGCAGCATATATGTTCGACACCGAAGACGCACTGGTGCGAATTGATATGTCTGAGTACATGGAAAAACACGCCGTGTCTCGGTTAATTGGTGCGCCTCCTGGTTACGTCGGTTATGAAGAAGGCGGACAACTCACTGAAGCAATTCGCCGCCGTCCTTATGCAGTGATTTTGTTTGACGAAATCGAAAAAGCCCACCCCGATGTCTTCAATATCTTCTTGCAAATTTTAGATGATGGGCGCGTCACCGATGCTCAAGGTCATACTGTGGACTTCAAAAACACAATCATTATTATGACCAGCAACATTGGTTCACAGTTCATTCTCGATATCGCTGGGGATAATTCTCGCTATGACGAAATGCGTCATCGAGTTATGGAAGCAATGCGGAATAGTTTCCGACCAGAATTCCTCAACCGGATTGATGAAGTGATCATCTTCCACAGTTTAGATAAGAAAGAACTGCGGCATATTGTCCAGTTGCAAGTTGGTAGATTAAGAGAAAGATTGAGCGATCGCAAGATATCTCTGAAACTCTCCGATGCTGCGCTTGACTTCTTGGCGGAAGTTGGTTATGACCCTGTGTTTGGCGCACGTCCACTCAAACGGGCGATTCAGCGCGAATTAGAAACCCAAATCGCCAAAGCCTTACTCCGCAGCGAATTCCACGACGGCGACACCATCTTTGTCGATGTGCAGAATGAACGACTGGCGTTTAGTCGCTTACCTGTAGAAGTATTTAGCAGTTAA
- a CDS encoding DUF3181 family protein → MAKTNTTELLEALASEIGENVYIDIAKWHLYLSDAKLHTVVAEQLYPLITSNNVNEDRVTKVLESIPVKIGGGRRELALIDLLPLQCQVNLVDILEKYQREF, encoded by the coding sequence ATGGCTAAAACTAACACCACAGAATTACTAGAAGCCCTAGCATCGGAAATTGGCGAAAATGTCTATATAGATATTGCCAAATGGCATCTTTATTTGTCTGATGCCAAACTGCACACCGTTGTCGCTGAACAGTTGTATCCTTTAATAACTTCTAATAATGTCAACGAAGACCGCGTAACTAAAGTATTAGAATCTATACCAGTCAAAATAGGCGGTGGCAGAAGAGAACTGGCACTAATTGATTTGCTACCCCTGCAATGTCAGGTCAATCTGGTGGATATTTTAGAAAAATATCAACGAGAATTTTAA